The Penaeus vannamei isolate JL-2024 chromosome 4, ASM4276789v1, whole genome shotgun sequence genome segment ATCCGGAGTCGCCGTTCACGGTGTAGGCAACCCTCTGCACACGGCCGTCGGGAAGGAGAACGTAGTAAGCTCCCTGAGTATCGTAGCCATTACGATTTTCTTGGTGATTGTAGTCGTTTCCAGAGTAGTCGTCCTTCACTgcatagttgaagtcgtactgagCAGGACCctatatggagaaaaaaaaaagatattattgGTATGAATGGGCTAACACTAGTAAATCAAGATTCCATTACTGTGAATAGTTTGTCTAAAACTATTTGACAtgtttataattattgatatgtacatttccttcgtttctcttatgtttgtttgtttgtttttgtgatgtATTTAAAGATTAGTtatgatttattgttattctaaGACAGTGGTTATTGACTTCATATCAGGTTGAGTATATTATTCTAATGTTATCTTTATATACAGTTGTTGAATATACGTGGTTGAATATAgcttaactataatgataatgattataactgtatCTGTTATCTCAGTACCCTTATAGCACTAATAGAATACTTTAACATTATTAATTTTACCTATATACATTGATTAATTAACCGACAACGTCAGGTTTGAGCTACTGCCCTAAGAAGAACTAAAACATGTTTGCAAAGTTACCGAAGGGGCAGGAGCATTGTAGGATGGAGCAGGAGCACTGTATCTTGGAGCTGGGGCACCGTAGGAAGGCGCAGGAGTATTGTATGACGGAATGGTGCTGCCAAAGGCAACTGCCATCACGGCGAATAATACAACAACCTGTTCAACAAGAAATGGAGAGCTTATTGAATATCCTTTTTCCATCgttgcttcttttctctttcaagaACTCTAAAATATCCAACTATACTTGCAGCACTGCTTACCTGCAGAGACATTGCAGTGGTGCTGAGGGGAGGCTGAGTGTGATGATGGGCGGTA includes the following:
- the LOC138861096 gene encoding cuticle protein 7-like, whose protein sequence is MEKGYSISSPFLVEQVVVLFAVMAVAFGSTIPSYNTPAPSYGAPAPRYSAPAPSYNAPAPSGPAQYDFNYAVKDDYSGNDYNHQENRNGYDTQGAYYVLLPDGRVQRVAYTVNGDSGYVAEVTYEGEAQYPAYQPTPSRSYQPAPTPSYQPTPSYV